A genomic region of Chlorobaculum parvum NCIB 8327 contains the following coding sequences:
- the gyrA gene encoding DNA gyrase subunit A, with amino-acid sequence MQREKILPISIEEEMRDAYLDYSMSVIVSRALPDVRDGLKPVHRRVLYGMHELGLQSNKPHKKSARVVGEVLGKYHPHGDSAVYDSLVRMVQDFSLRYPLIDGQGNFGSVDGDSPAAMRYTEVRMKAIAGEMLKDLDKETVDFALNFDDSLEEPTVLPSAIPNLLVNGASGIAVGMATNIPPHNMREVVSGLIAMIDDPEIEITDLMKYVTAPDFPTGGIIYGYEGVRQAYLTGRGKVVIRARAVVEVTQKNGRESIIVTELPYQVNKVRLIEKIVELVHDKKIEGIADIRDESDREGMRLVIELKRDAVPKVVLNHLYKHTPMQDTFGVIMLALVDGVPRVLNLKEMMQYYIRHRNEIVLRRTQYDLNAAEKRAHILEGLKICLDNLDEVITTIRQSPDTPTAQSRLIDRFGLTEVQAKAILEMRLQRLTGMERQKIDDEYKQTMALIEELKSILASPAKQMEIIKEELLKVSEVYGDERRTEMRPQEGDFSIEDMIAQEDVVITITHDGFIKRFPVSGYRRQHRGGRGVAGAQAKNEDFIEHMFIASTHNYILFFTTAGRCYWLKVYEIPEAGRSARGRSLANIMELPPGEKIRTYINIRNFDDPHFIIMATANGIVKKTDLKQYSNPRRTGINAITIEEGDELIEARLTDGDHQVILAKSSGYAVRFPESEVRSMGRTAMGVKGITLDEAERCISMVTTKRNDTSLLAVTDNGYGKRSKVEDYRMTKRGARGVITIKAHEKIGNLVGLLDVNDEDDLIIITTNGIVIRQHVSDIRVLGRNTSGVRLIRLDAGDRISATARVPKSDDEPTSEPLGEDGQIDMGF; translated from the coding sequence ATGCAGCGCGAAAAGATATTGCCGATCAGCATTGAAGAGGAAATGCGGGATGCCTATCTCGATTATTCAATGTCGGTCATCGTCAGTCGAGCGCTGCCTGATGTGCGCGACGGCCTGAAGCCGGTGCATCGCCGTGTGCTGTACGGTATGCACGAGCTTGGTCTCCAGTCAAACAAGCCTCACAAGAAATCGGCTCGCGTGGTCGGTGAGGTGCTCGGTAAGTATCATCCGCATGGTGACTCGGCTGTTTACGACAGCCTTGTTCGCATGGTGCAGGACTTCTCGCTGCGCTATCCTCTGATCGACGGCCAGGGTAACTTCGGTTCGGTCGATGGCGACTCTCCGGCGGCGATGCGTTACACCGAGGTGCGCATGAAGGCGATCGCAGGCGAAATGCTCAAGGATCTCGACAAGGAGACGGTCGATTTCGCGCTGAACTTCGACGATTCGCTCGAAGAGCCGACGGTGCTTCCCTCGGCGATTCCGAATCTGCTGGTGAACGGTGCTTCGGGTATCGCGGTCGGCATGGCAACCAATATTCCGCCGCATAACATGCGCGAGGTGGTCAGCGGACTGATCGCCATGATCGACGATCCGGAGATCGAGATCACCGATCTCATGAAATATGTGACTGCGCCCGACTTCCCGACCGGAGGCATCATCTACGGCTACGAAGGTGTTCGTCAGGCCTACCTGACCGGTCGCGGCAAGGTGGTTATCCGGGCCAGGGCCGTCGTCGAGGTGACGCAGAAGAATGGTCGCGAGTCGATCATCGTTACCGAACTTCCCTATCAGGTCAACAAGGTCAGGCTTATCGAGAAGATTGTCGAGCTGGTGCACGACAAGAAGATCGAGGGCATCGCCGACATCCGCGACGAGTCCGACCGTGAAGGTATGCGTCTGGTGATCGAGCTGAAGCGCGACGCCGTGCCGAAGGTGGTGCTGAATCACCTCTACAAGCACACTCCGATGCAGGATACCTTCGGCGTTATCATGCTGGCTCTGGTCGATGGTGTGCCGAGAGTGCTCAATCTCAAGGAGATGATGCAGTACTACATCCGGCATCGCAACGAAATCGTGCTGCGCCGTACGCAATACGATCTCAACGCAGCCGAAAAGCGTGCGCACATCCTCGAAGGTCTCAAGATCTGCCTCGACAATCTCGACGAGGTGATCACCACCATTCGCCAGTCTCCCGATACTCCTACTGCGCAGAGCCGCCTGATCGACCGTTTCGGCTTGACCGAAGTGCAGGCCAAGGCGATTCTCGAAATGCGCTTGCAGCGCCTGACCGGCATGGAGCGCCAGAAAATCGACGACGAGTACAAGCAGACGATGGCGCTTATCGAAGAGCTGAAATCGATTCTCGCGAGCCCGGCCAAGCAGATGGAAATTATCAAGGAGGAGCTGCTCAAGGTCAGCGAGGTTTACGGCGACGAACGCCGCACCGAGATGCGTCCTCAGGAGGGCGACTTCTCGATCGAGGACATGATCGCCCAGGAGGATGTGGTCATTACCATCACCCACGACGGCTTCATCAAGCGCTTCCCGGTTTCGGGCTATCGCCGTCAGCATCGCGGTGGACGCGGCGTTGCCGGAGCGCAGGCGAAGAACGAGGATTTCATCGAGCACATGTTCATCGCTTCGACGCACAACTATATCCTCTTCTTCACCACGGCTGGTCGTTGCTACTGGCTCAAGGTGTACGAAATTCCGGAGGCGGGACGTTCGGCGCGTGGCCGTTCGCTGGCCAACATCATGGAGCTGCCGCCCGGCGAGAAGATCCGCACCTACATCAACATCCGGAACTTCGACGATCCGCACTTCATCATCATGGCTACGGCCAACGGCATCGTCAAGAAGACCGATCTCAAGCAGTACTCCAATCCGCGACGTACCGGCATCAACGCCATTACGATCGAGGAGGGCGATGAACTGATCGAGGCGCGCTTGACCGACGGCGACCATCAGGTTATTCTGGCCAAGAGCTCGGGCTATGCCGTCCGGTTCCCGGAATCGGAGGTTCGCTCGATGGGCCGCACCGCGATGGGCGTCAAGGGCATCACCCTTGACGAGGCCGAACGCTGCATCTCGATGGTCACCACCAAGCGCAACGACACCTCGTTGCTCGCCGTTACGGACAACGGCTACGGCAAGCGCAGCAAGGTCGAGGATTACCGCATGACCAAGCGCGGCGCGCGCGGCGTCATCACGATCAAGGCGCACGAGAAAATCGGCAACTTGGTCGGGCTGCTCGACGTCAACGACGAGGACGACCTGATCATCATCACGACCAACGGCATCGTCATCCGCCAGCACGTTTCGGACATCCGGGTGCTTGGTCGGAACACCTCAGGAGTCAGGCTCATCAGGCTTGATGCCGGCGACAGGATTTCTGCCACGGCGCGCGTGCCCAAGAGCGACGACGAGCCGACGAGCGAGCCTCTTGGTGAAGATGGGCAGATTGATATGGGATTTTAG
- a CDS encoding CTP synthase, producing MARPKNVKHIFVTGGVISSLGKGILSASLGMLLKSRGLRVAIQKYDPYINVDPGTMSPYQHGEVYVTDDGAETDLDLGHYERFLDEPTSQASNLTMGRVYKSVIDKERRGEYLGGTVQVVPHVIDEIKEKMNDLAKNGSLDVLITEIGGTIGDIESLPFLEAMRQLKLELGDRNVLNIHLTFVPYIKAASELKTKPTQHSVKMLLETGIQPDILVCRSEKPLSREIKNKVGHFCNVHEQDVIGLNDCETIYAVPLMLLREQLDLRVMKKLGLKKFREPNLEHWKRFCEKVTNPKDGEITIGVCGKYTEYPDAYKSIIEAFIHAGASNDVKVSVKMLRAEDAEDSSFNMNKAFEGVSGLLVAPGFGDRGIEGKVQFVQYARENNIPFFGICLGMQCASIEFARNVCDLPDANSTEFNKRARFPVIDLMEQQKKVKEKGGTMRLGSYPCILKEGSKVHEVYGKFLINERHRHRYEFNNQFRKLFEEKGMIFSGTSPNGELVEIIELKEHRWFVAVQFHPELKSRVQKVHPLFDGFVQAAKEFAMGKRQLTLEDELPRLSSEEMEGAG from the coding sequence ATGGCTCGACCGAAAAACGTAAAGCATATTTTTGTCACCGGCGGTGTGATCTCTTCCCTCGGTAAAGGCATCCTTTCCGCCTCGCTGGGTATGCTGCTCAAATCCCGCGGATTGCGCGTGGCGATCCAGAAATATGATCCCTACATCAACGTCGATCCCGGTACGATGTCGCCGTATCAGCACGGCGAAGTCTATGTGACCGACGACGGCGCGGAGACCGACCTCGACCTCGGCCACTACGAGCGATTCCTCGACGAGCCGACTTCGCAGGCCTCCAACCTGACGATGGGGCGCGTGTACAAATCGGTGATCGACAAAGAGCGCCGCGGCGAGTACCTCGGCGGTACGGTGCAGGTGGTGCCGCACGTGATCGACGAGATCAAGGAGAAGATGAATGATCTGGCCAAGAACGGCAGCCTCGACGTGCTCATTACTGAAATCGGTGGCACCATCGGTGACATCGAGTCGCTACCCTTCCTCGAAGCGATGCGCCAGCTCAAGCTCGAGCTTGGTGACCGCAACGTGCTGAACATCCATCTCACCTTCGTGCCGTACATCAAGGCCGCCAGCGAGCTGAAGACCAAGCCCACGCAGCACAGCGTCAAGATGCTGCTCGAAACCGGCATCCAGCCGGACATTCTGGTTTGCCGGAGCGAAAAGCCGCTGTCGCGTGAAATCAAGAACAAAGTCGGACACTTCTGCAACGTGCACGAGCAGGATGTAATCGGCCTGAACGACTGCGAAACGATCTACGCCGTGCCGCTCATGCTGCTCCGCGAGCAGCTCGATCTGCGCGTCATGAAAAAGCTCGGTCTGAAGAAATTCCGTGAACCCAACCTTGAGCATTGGAAACGCTTCTGCGAAAAGGTTACCAACCCCAAGGATGGCGAAATCACCATCGGTGTTTGCGGCAAGTACACCGAGTATCCCGACGCCTACAAGTCGATTATTGAAGCCTTCATTCATGCCGGAGCAAGCAACGACGTAAAGGTTTCGGTCAAGATGCTCAGGGCTGAGGATGCCGAAGACTCCTCGTTCAATATGAACAAGGCCTTCGAGGGAGTCAGCGGTCTGCTGGTCGCTCCTGGTTTTGGTGACCGCGGCATCGAAGGCAAGGTGCAGTTTGTTCAGTACGCCCGCGAAAACAACATTCCGTTTTTCGGTATTTGCCTCGGTATGCAGTGCGCGAGCATCGAGTTCGCCCGCAACGTCTGCGACCTCCCCGACGCTAACTCGACCGAGTTCAACAAGCGGGCGCGCTTCCCGGTGATCGACCTCATGGAGCAGCAGAAAAAGGTCAAGGAGAAGGGAGGCACCATGCGCCTCGGCAGCTATCCCTGCATTCTCAAGGAGGGTTCGAAAGTCCACGAGGTCTATGGCAAATTCCTGATCAACGAGCGGCATCGCCATCGCTACGAATTCAACAACCAGTTCCGTAAGCTCTTCGAGGAAAAGGGGATGATTTTCTCCGGCACCTCCCCGAATGGTGAGCTGGTCGAAATTATCGAGCTGAAAGAGCATCGCTGGTTCGTCGCCGTACAGTTTCACCCGGAACTCAAATCGAGAGTGCAGAAGGTGCATCCGCTTTTCGACGGGTTTGTGCAGGCCGCCAAAGAGTTCGCCATGGGAAAGCGTCAGCTCACCCTGGAGGATGAACTGCCGCGTTTGAGCAGTGAGGAGATGGAGGGGGCTGGCTGA
- a CDS encoding helix-turn-helix domain-containing protein: MDSIGERMRLFIDNNYRSLADFAKTAEMDVGNLQKYLTNKRTPGTKVLQRFERLGCSASWLLTGEGDMVVEEEAASYQNARKQALEQPSKAVLHDESIKWPPENLMKVLGRAMCPPGEAILEGDDIIIDKDDQPRPGDLIVHSREGYPKIERYSKGDPHPYAICLRLMRNLRPPRK; this comes from the coding sequence ATGGACTCTATTGGCGAAAGAATGCGGCTGTTTATCGATAATAACTATCGGTCGTTAGCCGATTTCGCCAAAACAGCTGAGATGGATGTTGGCAACCTCCAAAAGTACCTAACAAACAAGCGGACGCCTGGTACAAAAGTACTACAAAGATTTGAGCGGCTTGGGTGCAGCGCATCTTGGCTGTTGACCGGCGAAGGGGATATGGTCGTCGAAGAAGAGGCCGCGAGCTATCAAAACGCCCGTAAACAGGCGCTTGAACAGCCTTCAAAGGCCGTTTTACACGACGAATCAATCAAATGGCCGCCAGAAAACCTGATGAAAGTGCTCGGGCGAGCAATGTGTCCACCAGGAGAGGCGATTTTGGAAGGAGACGATATAATAATAGACAAGGACGACCAACCGAGGCCCGGCGACCTCATCGTCCATTCAAGAGAAGGATACCCAAAAATCGAGCGCTACAGCAAAGGCGATCCGCACCCATACGCCATCTGTTTACGCCTCATGCGGAACCTGCGTCCGCCCCGCAAATAG
- a CDS encoding baeRF3 domain-containing protein — translation MNNAFIGIPGELLKPHASPCLSIFMPTHRTFPDNAQDSLRFKNLVTKAEADGISLVGKREMAPLIERLRLLQDDASFWKHTLDGLAVFISPDYFRIFRLQDSVIEQARVSDAFYVRPLIRIYQTVERFQVLALTRSEVKLYEGTRDQLDEIELAPEVPKTMTEALGTEVTPPHMTVASYGGTGAAMRHGHSSRKDEEALDNERFFRAVDQGIAEYHSKPSGLPLVLAALPEHQGLFRSISRNPRLFDAGIETDPGALDLEAVRQKAWKVMEPYREQKIDQMIARFREAEGKNLGSDNPYAIATAAVAGNVSLLLLDGRKFWPGQIDPASGDILLDEASQASGRDVLEEMGAAVLARGGEVIVLLPERMPTESGAAAIFRHA, via the coding sequence ATGAACAATGCGTTTATAGGTATTCCGGGGGAGCTGCTCAAGCCTCATGCCTCGCCCTGTCTTTCGATCTTTATGCCTACCCATCGGACTTTTCCTGACAATGCTCAGGATTCGCTCAGGTTCAAAAATCTTGTTACCAAGGCTGAAGCTGACGGTATCTCTCTCGTCGGAAAACGTGAGATGGCTCCTCTCATCGAGCGATTACGCCTTCTCCAGGATGATGCTTCATTCTGGAAGCATACCCTTGATGGCTTGGCGGTTTTTATCTCTCCGGACTATTTCAGGATTTTCCGTCTTCAGGATAGCGTCATCGAGCAGGCACGTGTTTCCGATGCTTTTTATGTCCGGCCGTTGATCAGGATTTATCAGACTGTCGAGCGTTTTCAGGTGCTTGCGCTGACTCGGAGTGAGGTGAAACTCTACGAGGGGACACGAGATCAGCTCGATGAAATAGAGCTTGCACCCGAAGTGCCGAAAACCATGACCGAGGCGCTCGGCACGGAGGTCACGCCGCCGCATATGACGGTCGCATCGTATGGCGGAACAGGTGCTGCCATGCGGCACGGGCACTCGTCCAGAAAGGACGAAGAGGCGCTGGATAACGAACGCTTTTTCCGTGCTGTCGATCAGGGGATTGCCGAATATCATTCCAAGCCATCCGGTCTGCCGCTCGTGCTTGCAGCCCTTCCTGAGCATCAGGGCTTGTTCCGGTCGATCAGTCGCAACCCGCGTCTGTTTGATGCAGGAATCGAGACTGATCCGGGAGCGCTTGACCTTGAGGCCGTGCGACAAAAGGCATGGAAGGTAATGGAGCCTTATCGGGAGCAGAAGATCGATCAGATGATCGCCCGGTTCAGAGAAGCTGAAGGCAAGAATCTTGGCTCAGACAATCCGTATGCCATCGCAACTGCTGCCGTTGCGGGGAACGTTTCTCTCCTGCTGCTCGATGGCCGGAAATTCTGGCCAGGCCAGATCGACCCGGCATCCGGCGACATCCTGCTCGATGAGGCTTCACAGGCTTCAGGCCGCGATGTGCTCGAAGAAATGGGCGCTGCCGTGCTTGCCCGAGGTGGCGAAGTCATTGTGCTGCTGCCTGAACGGATGCCCACCGAATCGGGGGCTGCGGCCATCTTCCGGCACGCCTGA
- a CDS encoding (Fe-S)-binding protein, with protein MEATREIYWNIDHGTVALMYLMALAAVAVMVYGFRERIALWQKGKSLDRFDHLQQRLAHFITDALSQRKVLNVMQGGLPHALLFWGFLLLFIGTVLVMLQADLLAPLFSVNLLSGDFYRLYSFVLDLAGLAAMLALAALAVRRFIIKPAGLETSSADVAIHLLLFAILFSGFLIEGARMAVTEVRDNPALAAWSPVGAVFARPFLGMDEHLVRGAHKGFWLLHLLFGLGFLAVIPRTKLRHLATTSGGSLLEPHEPTGTYSAIDLEDEHIEQFGASVVSDLSWKDLFDTDACMQCGRCQQRCPAHLTGKPLSPMKVITDIGELAGNENGKGLVEKVSRDALWSCTTCRACEQICPASIEHIGKIIEMRRSLALMEGEFPGDEARRACEAIEVNGNPFGLSATSRGDWAKGLPVSIIKGKCDADILYFTGCYASHDPRNRKVAESFVRICEAAGVTVAILGGAERCCGEPARKLGNEYLYRMVADSNIEAIRASGARRIVTACPHCFNTLARDYRELGLDLPVEHHSTFIARLINDGKLKLKPERFTATFHDSCYLARYQEIAEEPREVVRAAGIKLVEMAAFGKNGFCCGAGGGRILAEEKLGTPIVDERLRQARQTGAKSLVSACPFCLSMFEDGLKRADSREPIKAYDLAEIVARSIDRK; from the coding sequence ATGGAAGCAACCAGAGAAATCTACTGGAATATCGATCACGGGACGGTTGCTCTCATGTACCTGATGGCGTTGGCGGCTGTTGCCGTGATGGTTTATGGATTCAGGGAGCGGATCGCCCTCTGGCAAAAAGGAAAGTCGCTGGATCGCTTTGATCATCTTCAGCAGCGTTTGGCACACTTCATTACCGACGCCCTGAGCCAGCGAAAGGTGCTGAACGTGATGCAGGGTGGGTTGCCTCATGCGTTGCTGTTCTGGGGCTTTCTGCTGCTCTTCATCGGCACCGTGCTGGTGATGCTGCAGGCCGACCTGCTGGCTCCTCTTTTCAGCGTGAACCTGCTCTCCGGCGACTTCTACCGGCTCTATTCGTTTGTGCTCGACCTTGCCGGGCTTGCGGCCATGCTGGCGCTCGCAGCGCTGGCTGTTCGGCGATTCATCATCAAGCCTGCCGGGCTGGAAACTTCTTCTGCTGATGTTGCCATTCACCTGCTGCTGTTCGCTATCCTTTTTTCCGGCTTTCTGATCGAAGGCGCCCGGATGGCCGTCACCGAAGTGCGTGACAATCCGGCGCTGGCGGCATGGTCGCCGGTCGGTGCGGTGTTCGCCCGTCCGTTTCTCGGTATGGATGAGCACCTTGTCAGAGGGGCGCATAAAGGCTTCTGGCTGCTTCATCTGCTGTTCGGACTTGGCTTCCTGGCCGTCATTCCCCGCACGAAGCTGCGCCACCTTGCCACCACGAGCGGTGGTAGCTTGCTCGAACCGCATGAGCCGACGGGGACCTATTCCGCGATCGATCTGGAAGATGAGCATATCGAGCAGTTCGGTGCATCGGTGGTCAGCGATCTCAGCTGGAAAGATCTGTTCGATACCGATGCCTGCATGCAGTGTGGCCGCTGCCAGCAGCGTTGCCCGGCCCACCTGACCGGCAAGCCGCTTTCGCCGATGAAGGTGATTACGGACATCGGCGAGCTGGCCGGCAACGAAAACGGCAAAGGGCTGGTAGAAAAAGTCTCTCGCGATGCTCTCTGGTCGTGCACGACCTGCCGCGCTTGCGAGCAGATTTGTCCGGCAAGCATCGAGCATATCGGCAAGATCATCGAAATGCGGCGCAGCCTTGCGCTCATGGAGGGCGAGTTCCCCGGCGACGAAGCCCGTCGAGCCTGCGAGGCGATCGAGGTGAACGGCAATCCCTTCGGCCTCTCCGCCACGTCGCGGGGTGACTGGGCCAAAGGCCTACCAGTGAGTATCATCAAAGGGAAGTGCGATGCGGATATTCTCTATTTCACCGGCTGCTACGCTTCGCACGACCCGCGCAATCGCAAGGTGGCTGAAAGCTTTGTACGAATCTGCGAGGCGGCGGGTGTGACGGTGGCTATTCTCGGTGGTGCGGAGCGCTGCTGCGGCGAGCCAGCGAGGAAGCTTGGCAACGAGTACCTCTACCGGATGGTGGCCGACAGCAACATCGAGGCCATCCGGGCATCCGGAGCGCGGCGCATCGTGACCGCCTGCCCGCACTGCTTCAACACCCTCGCGCGGGATTACCGTGAACTCGGCCTCGATCTGCCGGTTGAGCACCACTCGACTTTCATTGCGCGATTGATCAATGACGGAAAGCTCAAGCTGAAGCCTGAGCGCTTTACGGCGACTTTCCACGATTCCTGCTATCTTGCCCGTTATCAGGAGATTGCCGAAGAGCCGCGTGAGGTTGTTCGTGCTGCCGGTATCAAGCTCGTCGAGATGGCAGCATTCGGCAAGAATGGCTTCTGCTGCGGGGCTGGCGGCGGGCGCATTCTCGCCGAAGAGAAGCTCGGCACGCCGATTGTCGATGAGCGGTTGCGGCAGGCACGTCAAACTGGCGCCAAGAGCCTCGTTTCGGCCTGTCCGTTCTGCCTGAGCATGTTCGAAGATGGTCTCAAACGCGCGGATAGCCGTGAACCAATCAAGGCATACGATCTTGCCGAAATCGTCGCGCGCAGCATCGATCGAAAATGA
- a CDS encoding M24 family metallopeptidase, with the protein MVTRTEIKERTTRLQARLAAGGMQAALLLMPSDIYYFTGTRQNSALWVPVEGEPVLLVRKSLERARAEGLIDDIRPFPKSKELSALLGGEGDTVGMTFDAVPVQQHGWYSKVLPGRRFVDCSMIVRDQRSVKSPAEIELIRRSADKLISVFREVPSFLKAGMRELDLAAEMEYRLRRLGHEGFVRMRAFNQELFGGMAVSGGAASYGFFDGAVTGKGLSSAAPQGASFEVIRENIPVLLDFVGLFDGYLVDMTRMFVIGKLDAELRRAFEVSLQIQEAVRNAMVPGAICEEVYQQAAAMAEDTGLGGNFMGMPGEQSRFVGHGVGLELDELPVLAQGFAFPLQKGQVVAVEPKFVFPGKGAIGIENTFAVTETGGERLTELADDLVQL; encoded by the coding sequence TTGGTTACTCGCACCGAAATCAAAGAACGCACCACGCGCCTGCAAGCGCGTCTTGCAGCGGGCGGCATGCAGGCTGCGCTGCTTCTGATGCCGTCCGACATCTATTACTTCACCGGCACGCGGCAGAACTCGGCGCTCTGGGTTCCCGTGGAGGGCGAGCCCGTGCTGCTGGTGCGCAAAAGCCTTGAGCGCGCACGTGCCGAAGGGCTGATCGATGATATTCGCCCGTTTCCGAAGAGCAAGGAGTTGTCCGCACTGCTCGGTGGCGAAGGCGACACGGTCGGTATGACTTTCGATGCCGTTCCGGTGCAGCAGCATGGCTGGTATTCGAAAGTACTGCCGGGCCGCCGCTTCGTGGATTGTTCCATGATTGTCCGGGATCAGCGTTCCGTTAAATCCCCAGCCGAGATCGAGCTGATTCGGCGGAGTGCGGACAAGCTCATTTCGGTTTTCCGGGAAGTGCCCTCATTCCTGAAGGCAGGTATGCGCGAGCTTGACCTTGCCGCTGAAATGGAGTACCGGTTGCGCCGTCTTGGTCACGAGGGATTCGTGCGGATGCGGGCGTTCAATCAGGAGTTGTTCGGTGGCATGGCCGTGTCGGGCGGCGCGGCAAGCTACGGCTTTTTCGATGGAGCTGTTACCGGCAAAGGGTTGTCGAGCGCTGCGCCGCAGGGGGCTTCGTTTGAGGTGATCCGGGAGAATATTCCGGTGCTTCTCGATTTTGTTGGCTTGTTCGACGGCTATCTCGTCGATATGACCCGCATGTTCGTAATCGGCAAGCTCGACGCGGAATTGCGGCGTGCGTTCGAGGTTTCGCTTCAGATTCAGGAGGCCGTGCGCAACGCGATGGTGCCTGGAGCGATCTGCGAGGAGGTGTATCAGCAAGCCGCTGCAATGGCTGAAGATACCGGGCTTGGTGGCAACTTTATGGGAATGCCGGGCGAGCAGTCACGCTTTGTCGGCCACGGCGTAGGGCTCGAACTTGACGAGCTGCCGGTGCTGGCACAGGGCTTCGCCTTTCCGTTGCAGAAGGGGCAGGTGGTGGCCGTTGAACCGAAATTCGTGTTTCCCGGCAAAGGGGCGATCGGTATCGAAAACACTTTTGCCGTAACCGAAACGGGTGGCGAGCGGCTGACGGAACTGGCCGATGACTTGGTTCAGCTTTAA
- a CDS encoding electron transfer flavoprotein subunit beta/FixA family protein — translation MNILVCIKQVPDMAGHFEPNEAATWFDEAGHAWRMNEYDTFAVEEAVRLKEQLGGEAEVTVLSIGPARVVETIRKAIAMGCDEGVHIDDADAPERDPWQIASMIAGFAAGRGFDLVFTGMQSEDRSSAQVGVLIAERLGVPCVTGITAFGWRDGEITVEREIEGGRNCSIRLKSPALLTCQQGLNSPRYPNLPSIMKAKRKALTILTPEELGLEKPKTRSTKFRLHERKTAGVVLEGDVQMLAVQVREILETKTAVLGKGGAR, via the coding sequence ATGAATATTCTTGTCTGTATCAAACAGGTGCCAGACATGGCCGGGCACTTCGAACCGAATGAGGCCGCCACCTGGTTCGATGAGGCCGGACATGCCTGGAGGATGAACGAGTACGACACTTTTGCAGTCGAAGAGGCCGTGCGGCTGAAGGAGCAGCTCGGCGGTGAGGCCGAGGTGACGGTGCTCTCGATCGGCCCGGCAAGGGTAGTTGAGACGATTCGCAAAGCCATCGCGATGGGGTGCGACGAGGGCGTACACATCGACGATGCCGATGCTCCGGAGCGCGATCCCTGGCAGATCGCTTCGATGATTGCCGGGTTTGCCGCCGGGCGCGGCTTCGACCTCGTTTTCACCGGAATGCAGTCCGAAGACCGCAGCTCGGCGCAGGTCGGCGTACTCATCGCTGAGCGGCTCGGCGTCCCCTGCGTGACCGGCATCACGGCCTTCGGATGGCGGGACGGTGAAATCACCGTCGAACGCGAAATCGAGGGCGGAAGAAATTGCTCGATTCGCCTGAAGTCACCGGCTCTACTCACCTGTCAGCAGGGTCTCAATTCGCCGCGTTACCCGAATCTGCCCAGCATCATGAAGGCCAAACGGAAGGCATTGACTATCCTCACTCCGGAAGAGCTCGGGCTTGAAAAACCGAAGACTCGCTCAACGAAATTCCGACTTCACGAACGAAAAACCGCCGGTGTGGTGCTGGAGGGAGATGTCCAGATGCTTGCTGTTCAGGTGCGCGAAATTCTCGAAACGAAAACCGCTGTGCTCGGCAAGGGAGGCGCGCGATGA
- a CDS encoding electron transfer flavoprotein subunit alpha/FixB family protein yields MKLLLVGEYRDGRLAAETAELFGFAARLDAEVSMVLVGSADDLPAFDGRFYLADLETYGEYQPDVHKRLVFEAIEGEQPDVVVFLHSSYGWDLAPRIAAAMQTAQVSGVVGIDDGGYVVESCNGKMLRTVHPETPVAVLTLQPGAFEALKMDAQPEVIKLDTSSESAIKFVGCRQPEAGVDLTRAEVIVSAGRGVGSADQVALVEALASALGGEVGASRQAVDAGWLDRSRQIGTSGQSVSPALYVACGISGAIQHLAGMKGSGIVLAVNTDRDAPIASVADVLVVADVAEFLPALVEALEKR; encoded by the coding sequence ATGAAGCTGCTGCTTGTTGGCGAGTACCGCGACGGACGGCTTGCCGCCGAAACCGCTGAGCTGTTCGGATTTGCTGCCCGGCTCGATGCAGAAGTGAGCATGGTTCTGGTTGGATCGGCTGACGATCTTCCCGCTTTCGATGGACGGTTCTATCTTGCCGATCTCGAAACGTATGGCGAATACCAGCCCGACGTGCATAAACGACTGGTGTTTGAGGCCATCGAAGGCGAGCAACCGGACGTCGTCGTTTTTCTCCACTCGTCCTATGGCTGGGATTTAGCTCCGAGGATCGCTGCTGCAATGCAGACGGCACAGGTTTCCGGAGTCGTCGGCATCGACGATGGTGGCTACGTGGTCGAGAGCTGCAACGGCAAGATGCTCCGTACGGTGCACCCGGAGACGCCGGTTGCCGTGCTGACCCTTCAGCCCGGAGCGTTCGAGGCTCTGAAAATGGACGCCCAACCCGAAGTGATCAAGCTTGACACCTCATCGGAAAGCGCGATCAAGTTCGTCGGTTGCCGTCAGCCGGAAGCGGGCGTTGATCTCACTCGCGCCGAGGTGATCGTCAGCGCCGGGCGTGGCGTGGGCAGCGCCGATCAGGTCGCGCTGGTCGAAGCGCTCGCTTCGGCGCTCGGCGGTGAGGTTGGCGCGAGCCGCCAGGCGGTCGATGCCGGATGGCTCGACCGAAGCCGACAGATCGGCACGAGCGGCCAGAGCGTCTCGCCTGCACTCTACGTGGCGTGCGGCATCTCCGGCGCGATCCAGCATCTTGCCGGCATGAAAGGCTCCGGCATCGTGCTCGCCGTCAACACCGACCGCGATGCGCCCATCGCCAGCGTGGCGGATGTACTCGTAGTGGCCGACGTGGCGGAGTTTCTGCCCGCCCTCGTCGAGGCGCTGGAGAAACGGTGA